The sequence CTTCAATACCTGCTGCTCTTAGAATAGGTATTCTTGTCGCATCACCATAATAAACTTTAAAGCCGTAGCTTCGCAACAATTTTACACGATCCGAATCTCTATCCAGAACTGTTGCCGATATTTTATTGGCTTTTAAAAGACGTCCCACCGTACTTCCAAAATGTCCAAAACCTACAATAATAATTTTTTTCTGACTTACATCACTGTCCAGAATATTATAATCATGTTCTTCCTCAGGGATTTCTTTAATAAATTTAGGGGTAATAAATTTATCGTTAACAATCAATAGAATAGGAGTAATACACATAGTAATCGCGGTGACGGCCATTAGCTGTGCATTCAGTTCCGGACCTAAAAGATAGAGATCCGATGCATAATTAATCAGTACGAAGGCAAATTCTCCCACCTGCGAAAGTGCAAAGGCATAAAAAAGACTTTGCGGAGTATCTATCCTATAAAATTTTCCAATGGTATACAACACCAAAAACTTCACTGCCAATACCGCAAATACAGTACTAAAAATGAATAAGGGATCCTTTTGAATAATGTTAAAATTAATGGTTGATCCCACACTTACAAAAAATACTGCCAGTAATAATCCCTTAAAAGGATTAATCTGTGCTTCTAGTTCATGTCGGAATTCACTGTTGGCCAACATTACTCCGGCAAGGAAAGCTCCTAACGCAGGTGAAAGTCCAATAACGATCATCAGTTCAGATACTCCAATAACCAGAAATAAGGAAGAAGCAGTCAGTAGCTCAGTCATTCCTGATTTTGAAACATAACGTAAAAAGGGAACAAATACATACCTGCCCAATAAAATCAATAGGGCAACTCCAAAAATTACAGTACTGGCCTGAAGCCATTCCGGAAGCTTTTGTATCAGGATTTGAATTTCATTATCATGATGCTTGGCTTTATAGTTGGCAATAATCGGAAGAATGGCCAAAATAGGAATTACAGAAATATCCTGAAATAGTAAGGTGGAGAATGAAGCCTCTCCAGCTGTAGTTTTAAAGTTATTTTTTTCCTGTAATGTCTGTAATACAATTGCGGTAGAGGAGAGTGCAAAACACATGGCAACAGCTATAGCTTTATCTATTCTCCAACCCACACTGATGAATATCAGAAATAATAATAAAATGGTCAGAAGCATCTGAGTGAGCCCCAACCCCATGATCTTTTTACGCATTTCCCAGAACTTCCGCGGTTCCAGTTCAAGCCCAACAATGAATAAAAGCATGATAACTCCAAATTCACTGGCATGCATAATGTCATTGACATTATTTCCTGTCAATCTGAGAACGTAGGGACCAATAATGATTCCTCCTAAAATATAACCGATTACTGAACTCAATCCAAATTTTCTGGCCAGTGGAACCATGATAATGGCTACACCCAGAAAAATTAATGTGTTCATCGCTAAGCTGGACTCCATATATTATTGATTGAGCAGTTCTGTAAACTCTTTTTTATGTAGAATAATTTCTTTTTTAGACAATTTATTGGCTTCGTAAACAATCTTGATATGTTTGATATCAGCCTTGAAAACCTTTAAAGATACAATCAACCCACTGATAAGTTCATCAATGGTATATTGATAAGTTCCGGTTTTACTGAATGATCTTTCCTTTCCGCCAGTAGTTACCAGTATATAAACCTCCTTATTTTCAAGAGGATTTTCTTTTCCGGGTTGCAGCCAGTTACGGTCAAAAACTTCATCAATCCATAGTCTTAATAGAGGAGGCATTCCGAACCAGATCAATGGAAATTGAAAAACAAAGCGGTCATAATTAGCTAAACGTTTTCTTTCCCGGAATGCAGCAATATGAAAATCAGGATATTCTTCATAAAGATCACGTAAGGTATAATGCTGGTGCCGAACGTAGAAATTGATGAGCTCTACATTCGAATTGGAGTGCTCCAGATAAGGGTGTGCAAATACTACCAGCGTCTTCTTCATAATCCTGTTTTCAGTAAATATACTGAAAAAATATTAAATAAAAGGTAGTTTTTGCGTTGATTTATTAATTTATTAATATGTAAAAGTCAAATTCATGTTAATTAAAATCAAAAAAATACTATTATTTTAAGTTTTTAAATAAAAAATCAGGTCATTAAGACCTGATCTCTTGATATCTGAATAGAATGTTTGTAAGATTACCATCCTCCCGAAGCACCACCGCCTCCGAAACTTCCGCCACCGCCGAAGCCTCCAAAGCCACCGCCTCCTCCGGAACTTCCGCCACCGAAGCCGCCACCTCCAAAACCACCTGGGAACGGAAAGAATCCACCAGGATAGTTTCTACGTCCTCTTCGGCTAATGATAACATCATCATCATCGTCAGAATTACCACGACCACCGCCACCACCGCCACGATTACCGAAGAGAATAGCAATGATGATAAAAATAACAAAGGCAATGATAAGAACTTTAAGAGCACTGCCATCCCCTGACGGTGCTGTAGTAGGGACAGGTTTGAATTTCCCCTGAACCGCATCCATAATGGCTGAGGTACCACGGTTGATCCCTTCATACCAAAGCCCTTTTTTGAAGTTGGGCGTCACAATATAATCCAGAATCTGTCCTGCAACAGACGCAGTGAGATATTGTTCTACAGCACGCCCCTGCTGGATAGACATGGTTCTGTCTTCAGTAGCAATAAGAAAAACAACACCGTTGTCTACTCCTTTTTTCCCGATCTTCCATTGCTGGCCAAACATTGTAGCCAGAAAGTTGACATCTTCACCTTTGGTAGACTTAATGATAACAACCTCAATTTCTGTGGAAGTGGAATCAGCAAATTTGATGAGCTTATTATTGAGCTCGTCTTTTTCCTGTTGAGAGAGAAGGCCTGCTTCATCAAAAACAGGATATAAAACTGCTGGTTTTTCAGGAACAGTATATTGTGCTGATACAAAAGTGTAAAAGCAAATCAGTAAAAATGAAAATACTATTTTAAGAGAATGTAATTTCATTTGGAAGTTGGTTTGGATTTTCTCCTTCTACAGGAAAATATTTTTTAAGTTCGATACCTGTTTCCAGGATAGCGCTTTTCAAAGCCTTATAATAGTTTCCTTTGGCAAATTCGTTAGTGATATAATCGTGCAGATGATCCCAATACGATTGATTTACTTTAGCATGAATGCCTACATCTCCGATAATGGTGAGGTATTTTTTTTCAAAATTAACATGAAAAAGCACAGCATTCCTATCGGTAGTTTTATCCATACACAGTTCTTTGAAAACTTCAAATGCTGTTTTAGCATCACGGTTCTCCGTATTAGAGTCAATATGTACCCTAATCTCGCCTGTAGAATGGTCTTCTGCTGACTGAATCGCTTCCACAAGGGAAGCGATTTGTTGATTTGTAAGGAAATTACCCATTATTATTTAAATACTTCAGGGGCTTTCTGAGCTCCTGCATCAGCTTTGAAATAAGGTTTTTCTTTAAAGTTGGTGAAATTCGCCAAAATATTATTAGGGAAAGTCTTGATTGAGGTGTTGTAATCCTTAGCAGCATCGTTATAATAAACAGTTTCTGTTCTGATACTGTTTTCAATTGCGGTATACTCTCTCTGGAAGTTGATATACTGCTGATCTGCTTTTAAGTTAGGATAAGATTCTACTACAGCCATTAATCTGCTTAATGCACCGGATAATTCTCCCTGTGCAGCCTGGAATTTAGCAAGATCTGCTTCCGTCATATTGGTAGGGTCAATGTTGATAGAAGTTGCTTTAGAACGTGCTTCCACAACTTGTGTTAAAGTTTCCTGCTCAAATTTTGAATACGATTTTACAGTTCTTTCCAGGTTAGGAATAAGATTCGCTCTTTTCTGATACACAGTTTCTACGTTGGACCATTTTGCGTTAACGGTTTGTTCTTTGTTGACAAAGCTGTTATATCCGCTTTTTCCCCAGAAGAATAGGACGGCAACAATAATAAGGAGGGCGATACCAATGGTTCCGGCGCCCAGACATCCTTTATTTTTCATAGTTTATTTTTTTTTTAATTTTTTGTGCTAATCAAATATACAAATTATGTGCTAATTTTGTAGAAAATTATATTTGAATGACAACAATAGTGGTGGCAATGGGAGAGAAGAACGAGATTGGTTTTGAAAACCAGTTGCTTTGGCATCTTCCGACAGATTTAAAACATTTTAAGGACCTTACTTCCGGGCATCCGATTATCATGGGAAGAAAAACTTACGAGAGTATTGGAAAACCACTTCCTAATCGTACCAATATTGTTGTTTCGAGAAAAAAAGATTGGTTTGAGGAAGGGATTCTTATTGTAGGAAGCATTAAAGAAGCTATGAAGTTTGCTAAAAAGATTGATGAAGAGGTTTTTGTTATTGGAGGCGGAAATATTTATGAGCAAACAATGGATATGGTAGATAAACTTGAGGTTACTTTGGTAAAAGCAGACCTTGAAGCGGATACATTCTTCCCGAAAATTGATGGAAAGATCTGGAAAAAAACAAATGAAGTTTTCCATGAAAAAGATGAAAAGAATGGCTATGATTTCTGTTTCCAGACGTTTGAAAGAATTAAGAAAGAAGCTTAGAAGTCAATAATCAATTTTTGCTTCGCAATGGGAATAATAAATGACCAATAGATATTAATATTTAACAAGCGCAGCGAATTGACCATTCACCATTGACTTTTTGAACTTTAACCTTTAAATTTATTATCTTTGCACTTCTAAAATTTAATAATGAATAAGAACATAAAAATTGCAATAGCAGCACTTCTTATCCTTCTGGGACTTTATATGATGATTTTCACAAGAAATCTTGGTTGGGGGATTGTTATCTTTCTTTTGGCTGCATTTCCCATTTTACTCTACTTTAAAAATGAGTACATCCTTTTGGCATTCTGGCAATTGAGAAAACAAAATATGGAGAAAGCTGCAGAATGGCTAACAAAAATTACCGACTATAAAGGACAGCTTCATAAAACTCAATACGGATATTTCCACTATTTATTAGGTTTAACCCAAGCTCAGGACCACCCGACAAAAGTGGAGCCTTTAATGAAAAAAGCTTTGGAGTACGGTTTGAATATGAAACATGACAGAGCAATGGCTACTTTAAACCTTGCAGCATCTGCAATTTCTAAAGGAAGAAAGCAGGAAGGGCAAAAGCTATTGGAAGAAGCTAAAAGACTAGATAGCGCAGGAATGATGACCGATCAGATCAAAATGATGAAAGATCAGTTGAAAATGCCAACGATGCAGAAACACATGCATAATCCTAATATGAGACAGAGAGGTAAGTTCTAATAAGAAACTACAGATAAAACGAAAGCACCTGATTCAGGTGCTTTCGTTTTACATTTGAGTTACATTTCCGAAGTCTGATCGTAGCCATAAAATTTAGGCATCTGCCAATGATATTTCACGGCAAGTGTTCTGATCCCTACAATCAATAAAATGGTGAAGATCTGTATAAAAGTGTAGGAAAGTGGAGTATACTTCGTCATTAATAAAAATGCAGCTCCGCCTACAATACATGCTGTAGCATAGATTTCTTTTCTGAAGATTAACGGAATTCTGTTCAATAATATATCCCGGATAATCCCTCCGAAGCAGCCGGTAATAGTTCCCAATCCGATACAGATTAGAGGGTGGATCCCAACATTGAGTCCTTTCTGAATCCCAATAATGGTAAATAATCCTAATCCAAAGCTATCGAAGATAAATAAAGTGACCTTAAAGTTTTTTTCAAGGGATTTGAATACCATGGAAATAACGCTGGTGATGATAATCAGGGCACACATCAGAAGATCATGCATCCAGAATACGGGAATATCCAGCAGGAGATCTCTTACAGTTCCTCCCCCTACAGAAGTAACAAAGGCAATAATAAGAACGCCAAAAGGATCAAGTCGTTTCTGCATCGCGGCAAAACTTCCTGACATGGAAAACGCAATGGTTCCCAGTACTTCTATGGCAAAATTGAACTGTTCGTGCATATATTATGATGAGTAATGAATAATGAGCAATGAATAATAAAAATTATGCCACTTAAATTTGAGATAATTTATATTTGCTCATTACTCACTATATTTATCTTTCAACCCTAACGGAATCGGGTACCATCAGTTCGTATTCACCTCCGTGGGTAATAATTTCCCTTACGATGCTGCTGCTGATGAATGATTTTCCGGAAGAGGTTAATAAGAATACGGTTTCTAGTTTTTTATGAGCTAATGTTCTGTTGGTGTGGGCTATTGCTTTTTCGAATTCAAAATCGGCAGGATTTCTAAGTCCTCTGATAATGTATTGAGCATTCTTTTCAAAACAGTAGTCTACTGTTAAGCCTTCAAATGAATCTACTTCTACATTGGGGAATTCTGCTACAGAGTTTTGAATGAATTCCTTTCTTTTCTCAAGAGGAAACATATATTTCTTCTGGGAATTCTGCCCAATGGCAATAATTAATTTATCAAATAGCGGTGCCGCTCTTTCTATAATATCGTAATGTCCTAAAGTGATAGGGTCGAAAGACCCAGGGAAAACAGCAATTTTCATGTTGTATGAGTTATGATTTTGAGTTGTCAATGGAGGTTTGATTTCAAATTTTGCTCAATCACTAACCTCTGATTTCTAACTTTTATGATCTATTTTCTTTTATTTAAAGCTTTTTCAACTTCATTTCCACAAAGATCCATAATGGAAATTCCATAATGCTTGGCCTGTTGAGGAAGAATACTTGCCGGAGAGAATCCTGGGTTGGTGTTCATTTCAAGCATATAAGGTATCCCATCCATTAAAATAAATTCACTTCTTGAGAATCCACTCATTCCAAGAGAATCGTAGGCTCTTTTGGAAATTTCTTCTACTCTTTTTGTCGTTTCTGCATCAATTCTCGCTGGAGTAATCTCTTCAGATGCTCCTTCATATTTAGCTTCATAGTCGAAAAACTCATTAGTTGGAACAATCTCTGTAATTCCTAAAACGATAGTTTCTCCTTTAAAATCGATGACTCCTACAGAAACTTCCATTCCGTTTAAGAAACTTTCGATCAGGATTTCGTCATCTTCTTTGAAAGCAATTTCTGTAGCTGCGATGAGTTCAGATTTTTCCTTTACTTTAGAAATTCCCAGTGAAGATCCGGATTGATTGGGCTTTACAAAAAGGGGAAGATTTAATTCTTCTACAATTTTATCTACATCGATGTTTTCTCCTTTTCTCAGATAAATGCTTTTAGCTGATGGAATTCCATATTTTGACAATACGGCGAGCGTATCTTTTTTGTTGAAGGTAAGGGCACTCTGGTAGAAATCACAACCTGTGTACTTTTGACCTATGGCATCCCAATAAGCCTGGAGAATACCATTTTCACCCGGTGTTCCGTGGATGATATTGAAACAAGCATCAAATTTTAATGTTTCTCCATTATCTAAGGTGACAGAAAAATCGCCTCTGTTGATTGGAAATTTTTTATCATTTTCTCCTAAAAAATACCATTCATCTTTAAGGACGACTACTTTATATACATCATACAAATTTCTGTCTAAGGAATCGTAGATCAATTGTCCGCTTTTTAAGGATACAACATATTCATCAGAATAGCCTCCCATTACTACGGCAACACTTTTTTTATTCATAACCATATAGTATCAATTAAGGCAAATTTAAACATTTTATGCAATGCAATACGGGAAATCGGGAAATTTTCAAATCAAAAATGAATTGTGTTAAATAAAAAGTCCATTCTAAAATTATTAGCTATATTTGCGGTTATAATTAAAGTATTTTTAAGTATGCTTAAATCACTTTTCAATTGGAAAGTTTTAGTCAATTTAGTAGTGGCAATCGGTGTTTTCGTAGGTCTTGTATGGCTTACGTTCCGTTGGTTAGAGTACCACACTAATCATGGTCAGGAAATTCCTGTTCCTAATGTTGTTAATAAATCTGTACATGATGCTGTTAAAATATTAGATGATACAGGGTTGGAATATGAAGTAGACAGTGCCAATTATGACCCTAAATACAGACCATTTCAGGTTTTACAGATCTATCCAGCTCCGGGTTCCCGTGTAAAGGATGGAAGAACAGTACGTCTTAAAGTAAATCCTAGAACCTGGGCTCAGATTGCTGTTCCGGATGTTATCAATAAATATTCAGGACTTGCATTCCAGAGATTGGATCAGGTTGGACTGAAAATTGGCGATACTATTTACGAACCGAGTATTCAGAAAGATGCTCTTTTAAGGATTTTATATAAAGGAAACGCTGTAAATCCAGGTGCCCGTCTTCCTAGATTCTCCGTCATTGATGTTGTGGTAGGATCAGGACCAATGAGAAATATTTCAATTCCTAATGTAGTAGGGCTTTCCGTAAAAGAAGCAAGAGCAGTCATTACGAAGAGCATGTTTGAAATAGGATTGATAGAACATGAAGATGGTGGCAAGGATGAATCTGATATTATCTATTATCAAGATCCTGCTTCCGGTGATGTGCGTGACCAGGGAATGCAGATTGACCTTTGGGCAAGTAAGAAAACCCCGGCAGAACTGAGAGCAAAAGTGGAACAACTGAATTCTATTTACCGTATGAAAGTAGATACCTCTCTGCCACCAGTACGATATGAAGAAGTTCACCATGAGCCAAGCTATGAAGCTCCGGTAGTACCAACACCAGCGCCTAAGAGAGAAACCCCAAAAGTGGAAGCTCCGAAAACAGAGACTCCAAAAGCTCAGTCTACAACTCCAAAACCGGCAAGTACAACGACAGAGAAACCTAAGGCTTCTACAAGTACTCCTGCTACAGGAAATACTGCAAAACCAGCAGCTTCAACTTCTACACAACAGCCTGCTCAAAAGCCAAAGGCTAAGAAAGTAGTCGTAGAATAAATAAAAATTAATAGTAAAAATATAGGCTTCAACTGCAAAATGTTGAAGCCTTTTGTGTAAAAAAATAAATACAATGTCAGAAGATAACGAAGATTTTTTAGACGAAGAATTATTAGATTCCAATAGTATTGATAATATCGATATTGATGAAGAAAATAAAGGTTTATATGAGCATCTTAATATCACTGTTGATCCAGGACAGGAATCATTAAGAATTGATAAATTTCTTCTAATACACCGCCAGAATTCTTCAAGAAATAAAATTTCTCAGACCTGCAGGGCTGGAAACGTTATAGTAAATGGTGCTGCAGTGAAGCAGAATTACCGGGTAAAACCTGGTGATCAGATCTCAATACTGCTAACCCGTCCGCCAAGAGAAAATGTGATTATCCCACAGGATATTCCTATTAATATAGTGTATGAAGATGATGATCTGGTAGTAGTAGATAAAGAGCCTGGTATGGTAGTACATCCGGGACATGGAAATTGGGACGGAACATTAGTTAATGCTCTGGCATTTCATTTTGAAAAAAATGGCTCAAAATCTGATCTTGACAGGGTAGGGCTTGTTCATAGAATTGATAAGGACACTTCCGGACTTCTTGTAGTGGCTAAAAATGAATATGCATTAAGCTTTCTGGCTAAGCAGTTCTTCAACAGGACTACTAAAAGGTTGTATTGGGCTTTTGTATGGGGAAATCCTCAGGAAGAAGAGGGAACCATCAGAGGACATATCGGAAGGCATCCTAAAAATAGAATGCAGATGTCTGTATACGAAGATGGCAGCCATGGAAAACATGCTGTTACCCATTATAAAGTCTTAGAGAGATTTAAGTATATGACATGGGTAGAATGCAAGCTTGAAACAGGAAGAACCCATCAGATCAGGGCGCATTTCAAACATATTGGGCATACATTGTTCAATGATGAGCGCTATGAAGGGCATACGCCTTTAAGAGGAGTGAATCTTCCAAAATATAAACAATTTATTAAAAATGTTTTCGAAATTCTTCCAAGACATGCTTTGCATGCACATACCCTAGGATTTATACACCCGACAACAAAAAAGGAATTATATTTTGAAAGCCCAATGCCCAAAGATATGGAGGATGCTGTAAAAAAATGGAGAATTTATTTAGAAAACTAAAAATATATTGAGATTTTTTTTATATTTGTTGAATTGAAATCAAGATTTGTTATGAGAAAACTATATGCTATCGTATGTTTAGCTCTTTTGTCAAATGCATACAAAGCACAAGAATCACTACCATATTATCAACAGTATCTTTTGGATGGTGATTTCCTGTTCAACCCAGCTCAGTACGGTAAAACAGACTACGTACAGCTCAATGCCATTTATCAAAAGCAATTTTCAAAATTCAGCGAATCCCCAAATGTACAATCGGTGGGAATTAATGCAAACATTTTCGATAGAGTAGGTGCTGGTCTTACCATATTCAGAGACAGTAACGGAGCTGAATCTGCGGGTGGTATTACGGCGGGTGCTTCATATTTTATTCCTCTAAGTAGTGAAGGAGACAGAAAAGATCAGTTCTCATTTGGTACAAGTGTAAGTTTGTACAACAGAAATTTTGATTATACTAAAATCAACGTTGAAGAGCAGGGAGATCCTTTAGTAAAAGGAGATCAGCAGAATATTTTCATGGCTTATGCTAACTTCGGTTTGGCTGCTACTTATAGAAACCTTTTTGGAGGTGTTTCCGTAAATGATATTGCATTAGGTAATGATAAACCTATTGTTAACGGATGGGAACCTTCTCCAATTAAGTTTTTCTTAAACTTAGGGTATAACTGGCATATTGCAGATAACATCATGTTAACGCCTGCTGCCATGATTAATCTTAACACGAACTCAACAAGAGTAATGGATTATAACCTAATGGCTACCTTCAATAATGAAGTGAATGCATTCTCTGTAGGGGTAAGTTATAGAGCTGCTCAGAACAGATTTGACAGCCAGCAATTAGAAATTGCTCCGATTGTTAAAGTAAGATTGAACAAAATCATGATTGGAGCTACTTATAACCTAGGTTTGTCTGATATTCAAACGTATGGAGGAAACAGCTTCATGATTGGACTTGGGTATAACTTCGATAACTTTATTAATGTTCGAGGATATAGATATTAATCAATTTAATTTAAATAAATTTGAGCTCTGAATTTTTTCAGAGCTTTTTTTATGATATATATTCACATTCCGTTCTGTAAGCAAAAGTGTAGTTATTGCAATTTCCATTTTTCAACATCTCTTAATTTTAAGGATGAAATGCTTCGTGCGATGAAAACGGAAATACAGCTTAGAAAGCATGAGCTGCAGAGTAAAAGTTTAAAATCGCTTTATTTTGGAGGCGGAACTCCTTCTATTCTTTCAGTGGATGAAATTAATTCCTTAATTGATGAGGTTTTACACGGTTTTAGTTTCGAAAAAGATATTGAAATCACATTGGAAGCCAACCCGGATGATTTGGATAAAAACTTCTTAAAACAACTGGCAGGAACACCTGTTAACCGATTGTCAATTGGAACCCAAAGTTTCTTTGAAGAAGATCTTAAACTCATGAACCGTGCCCATACCGCTTCAGAAGCAGAAGGATCTATAAAACGTGCTCAGGATTTTGGATTTGAAAACCTAAGTATAGATCTCATCTATGGTTCGCCTACTTCCAATCTGGAGATCTGGAAAGAAAATTTGCATAAAACTATTGCTCTGGAAGTTCCTCATATCTCCTCTTATGCTTTAACAGTTGAACCTAAAACGGCTCTTGACAACTGGATATTAAAAGGGAAAGTTAAAAGTCCGAAAGAAGAAGAGCAGAACCGTGAGTTCTATTATTTATCTGATTTTTTAAAGGATCATGGTTTTGAGCATTATGAAGTTTCTAATTTTGCAAAGCCTGGCTTCTACTCCAGACATAATTCAGCCTATTGGAAATATCAGGAATATTTAGGAATTGGCCCTTCTGCACATTCTTACAACGGATTTGATGTGAGAAGTTGGAATATTGCTAATAATCAACAATACATTAAAAAACTCGGTGCAAAGCTTTTAGCCAAGGAAGAAGAAATTCTTTCCAAAGAAGATCAGTTTAATGAAATGATTATGATTGGTTTAAGAACCATTTGGGGGGTAGATCTACAAAGCTTAAAAGAAAAGTTTGATGACCGGTTCATGGAGCATTTTCAAAATGAGATCAAACATAAAATGGAAGATGGTATTTTAATTATAGAAAATGATCATCTGAAAATTCCGGAGAAGCATTGGTTTATGGCAGATGGAATTGCCTCGGATTTGTTTATGGTTTAAAACAAAAAGTACCTTGACTTCACTCAGCATGATATATCTATAGATTAAGACGACATATTGTATCTGACAATCAAAGCTTCTTAATAATATAGTATGATATGCTATTATATACAACGTAAATTCATTAATTTTGTATAAAATTTCAGTTCATTTGAAAACTAAAAAACAAGATTATTCGCATCTTTCACGCAGCCAGCCTATCGGTATTTTCGATAGCGGAGTAGGTGGTCTTACTGTTGCTAAGGAAATCAAAAGGCTTCTGCCTAATGAAGACCTTATCTATTTTGGAGATACTAAACACCTTCCTTATGGTGAAAAGTCAAAAGAAGCGATTATAGAATACTCTACAAAAATCACTAATTTTCTTCTGGAGCAGAACTGTAAAGCCATTGTGATTGCCTGTAATACGGCTACGGCCAATGCGTTGAATGAAGTGATGAAGTCGGTGGCAGGTAAAGTTCCTGTTATAGATGTTATTAATCCTGTAGCAGAAAAAGTAGCTTATGAGATCCATAACAATGTGGGAGTGATTGCCACCAAAGCTACTGTGAATTCTGGATTGTATAAAAAAAGCATCAGGAAACACAATAAATGGATTAAGGTAGATGAATTGGCAACGCCTTTATTGGTTCCGGCTATTGAAGAAGGATTTAAGAATCATCCGATTACTCATGCGATTATTTACAATTATCTGAGTAATAATAAGCTGAAAAATATTGAAACTTTAATTCTGGGCTGTACCCATTATCCATTGTTGATTGATGAGATTAAACAGTATTATGGAAACAGGGTTCGAGTGATTGATTCTCCTAATATTGTAGCCAATCATCTGAAGATTATTCTTGATAAATACAATCTTCTGAATGAAAATAACCCTAAGCCGAATTATCATTTCTATCTTTCGGATCTTACCAAAAACTTTGAAAAGATCTCTAAAAAATTCTTCGGTAAAACCATTGATTTAGAATTCAAAGTATTATAAATAAAAAGTCTGCCTCATAAAGAAGCAGACTTTTTTATAGTCATTGCAAGCGTTGTGAAGCAGTCACAATACTGTATATTGCCAGTTACAGAATAGTTTTAGGTAAGCCTATTATCTATGTTTCTATATGGTAAAAAATATCATACTACATAGAAATATAGATTTTAGAATTAAGTAT is a genomic window of Chryseobacterium nakagawai containing:
- a CDS encoding D-alanine--D-alanine ligase — protein: MNKKSVAVVMGGYSDEYVVSLKSGQLIYDSLDRNLYDVYKVVVLKDEWYFLGENDKKFPINRGDFSVTLDNGETLKFDACFNIIHGTPGENGILQAYWDAIGQKYTGCDFYQSALTFNKKDTLAVLSKYGIPSAKSIYLRKGENIDVDKIVEELNLPLFVKPNQSGSSLGISKVKEKSELIAATEIAFKEDDEILIESFLNGMEVSVGVIDFKGETIVLGITEIVPTNEFFDYEAKYEGASEEITPARIDAETTKRVEEISKRAYDSLGMSGFSRSEFILMDGIPYMLEMNTNPGFSPASILPQQAKHYGISIMDLCGNEVEKALNKRK
- a CDS encoding PASTA domain-containing protein — its product is MLKSLFNWKVLVNLVVAIGVFVGLVWLTFRWLEYHTNHGQEIPVPNVVNKSVHDAVKILDDTGLEYEVDSANYDPKYRPFQVLQIYPAPGSRVKDGRTVRLKVNPRTWAQIAVPDVINKYSGLAFQRLDQVGLKIGDTIYEPSIQKDALLRILYKGNAVNPGARLPRFSVIDVVVGSGPMRNISIPNVVGLSVKEARAVITKSMFEIGLIEHEDGGKDESDIIYYQDPASGDVRDQGMQIDLWASKKTPAELRAKVEQLNSIYRMKVDTSLPPVRYEEVHHEPSYEAPVVPTPAPKRETPKVEAPKTETPKAQSTTPKPASTTTEKPKASTSTPATGNTAKPAASTSTQQPAQKPKAKKVVVE
- a CDS encoding RluA family pseudouridine synthase, translated to MSEDNEDFLDEELLDSNSIDNIDIDEENKGLYEHLNITVDPGQESLRIDKFLLIHRQNSSRNKISQTCRAGNVIVNGAAVKQNYRVKPGDQISILLTRPPRENVIIPQDIPINIVYEDDDLVVVDKEPGMVVHPGHGNWDGTLVNALAFHFEKNGSKSDLDRVGLVHRIDKDTSGLLVVAKNEYALSFLAKQFFNRTTKRLYWAFVWGNPQEEEGTIRGHIGRHPKNRMQMSVYEDGSHGKHAVTHYKVLERFKYMTWVECKLETGRTHQIRAHFKHIGHTLFNDERYEGHTPLRGVNLPKYKQFIKNVFEILPRHALHAHTLGFIHPTTKKELYFESPMPKDMEDAVKKWRIYLEN
- a CDS encoding PorP/SprF family type IX secretion system membrane protein; its protein translation is MRKLYAIVCLALLSNAYKAQESLPYYQQYLLDGDFLFNPAQYGKTDYVQLNAIYQKQFSKFSESPNVQSVGINANIFDRVGAGLTIFRDSNGAESAGGITAGASYFIPLSSEGDRKDQFSFGTSVSLYNRNFDYTKINVEEQGDPLVKGDQQNIFMAYANFGLAATYRNLFGGVSVNDIALGNDKPIVNGWEPSPIKFFLNLGYNWHIADNIMLTPAAMINLNTNSTRVMDYNLMATFNNEVNAFSVGVSYRAAQNRFDSQQLEIAPIVKVRLNKIMIGATYNLGLSDIQTYGGNSFMIGLGYNFDNFINVRGYRY
- the hemW gene encoding radical SAM family heme chaperone HemW, which encodes MIYIHIPFCKQKCSYCNFHFSTSLNFKDEMLRAMKTEIQLRKHELQSKSLKSLYFGGGTPSILSVDEINSLIDEVLHGFSFEKDIEITLEANPDDLDKNFLKQLAGTPVNRLSIGTQSFFEEDLKLMNRAHTASEAEGSIKRAQDFGFENLSIDLIYGSPTSNLEIWKENLHKTIALEVPHISSYALTVEPKTALDNWILKGKVKSPKEEEQNREFYYLSDFLKDHGFEHYEVSNFAKPGFYSRHNSAYWKYQEYLGIGPSAHSYNGFDVRSWNIANNQQYIKKLGAKLLAKEEEILSKEDQFNEMIMIGLRTIWGVDLQSLKEKFDDRFMEHFQNEIKHKMEDGILIIENDHLKIPEKHWFMADGIASDLFMV
- the murI gene encoding glutamate racemase: MKTKKQDYSHLSRSQPIGIFDSGVGGLTVAKEIKRLLPNEDLIYFGDTKHLPYGEKSKEAIIEYSTKITNFLLEQNCKAIVIACNTATANALNEVMKSVAGKVPVIDVINPVAEKVAYEIHNNVGVIATKATVNSGLYKKSIRKHNKWIKVDELATPLLVPAIEEGFKNHPITHAIIYNYLSNNKLKNIETLILGCTHYPLLIDEIKQYYGNRVRVIDSPNIVANHLKIILDKYNLLNENNPKPNYHFYLSDLTKNFEKISKKFFGKTIDLEFKVL